The following proteins are encoded in a genomic region of Gloeocapsa sp. DLM2.Bin57:
- a CDS encoding exopolysaccharide biosynthesis protein, with product MAKLSVELERYFFQEDRDSQVTLVELLKLAGERVFGFLLVILSLPSALPVPAPGYSIPFGILMFLLAIQLIMGRKIPWLPQRMKKASVKLKTAQNFVKAGLPWLRRIEGITRPRFAYICNSFPGRLVIGVAIALMSIFMMIPIPGTNTLPAIGIFVTAFGLQEDDGLISLSGLVVCVIAAVLVTAIIFTGVNILDYLKDWLVSR from the coding sequence ATGGCTAAACTTTCTGTAGAGTTAGAACGATATTTTTTTCAAGAAGATAGAGACTCTCAAGTAACCCTAGTAGAATTGTTAAAATTAGCAGGAGAGAGAGTCTTTGGCTTTTTATTAGTAATTCTGTCTTTACCCTCGGCTTTACCTGTACCAGCGCCAGGATATTCTATCCCTTTTGGTATTTTAATGTTTCTCTTGGCGATACAGTTAATTATGGGGCGTAAGATTCCTTGGTTACCCCAAAGGATGAAAAAAGCTTCTGTTAAGTTAAAAACAGCCCAAAACTTCGTTAAAGCGGGGTTACCCTGGTTGCGGAGAATCGAAGGGATTACTCGTCCTCGTTTTGCTTATATTTGTAACAGTTTCCCTGGAAGGTTAGTAATTGGAGTGGCGATCGCCCTAATGTCTATCTTCATGATGATACCGATTCCTGGGACAAATACTTTACCTGCTATAGGTATTTTTGTAACGGCTTTTGGACTACAGGAAGATGATGGTTTAATTAGTCTGAGTGGATTAGTGGTTTGCGTGATAGCTGCTGTTTTAGTTACAGCGATTATTTTTACAGGTGTTAATATCTTAGATTATCTTAAAGATTGGTTAGTTTCCCGTTGA
- a CDS encoding DNA/RNA helicase: MTTEVNQTEVNQAEYIVWRRVETAWQNRNCLAYWRYPIFTAKSRREPDILIADLSLGLVIIEVKSLKIEQIHSINGHLWQYQDFYTDSGNPYQQAENQLFALLQYINAEPSLTAKITARVIIALPMVTQQSWIDKGFSQLPSNPPLLFREHLQLGYNLPEYLDKIPPVVTGKQLNLSDWQLLISILAGKPVLTQPDYRILSHPESRGQILAKLRKLFFTYDSQQEQIAKQIPPGPQRIRGVPGSGKTILLTQKAALMHLKHPQWAIALVFFSRSLYSQIIDQVDQWLRYFSANQQAYSPNSSLQILHAWSLYKLLCQQAKVQPLRVSDTENQSPQESLAEACVQLLQQSSIAPIFDAILIDEAQDLISQHWHYQQKQPFYWLVYQALHPVNCLHPQQRRLIWADDQLQSLGSFHSLSAGELLGRELAHLVTGSYPGGINKTAIMSRSYRTPPPLTTLAYGLAMGWLRPQGMLTGMTTLAEWEAIGYRVEGDLIPNHQVTLTCEQTSHPLAQLWQQPLIEFATYANRQQELTALAAKIIHNLRQEGLRPSRQILVIILGDFFNASSLESYVAKFLTQQGIDIYLPDGNQFWCEGAVTITRIHRAKGNEADLIYLVGLDHIAQAEDNLSLRNQLFVAITRSKAWLNLSGIGYYPLYQEVRALLQSPDKISFTFRLPQKQELSLTTVAELRRRYALGDRHFPNINLAGANLQGIYLSNANLIGANLSYANLRHGQLDNANLIAADLTGADLTGANLTKAKLIEAKLVDTILTDTDLTNTEMG, translated from the coding sequence ATCACTACCGAAGTCAATCAGACAGAGGTAAACCAAGCAGAATATATTGTTTGGCGTCGAGTAGAAACGGCTTGGCAAAATAGAAATTGTCTAGCTTACTGGCGCTATCCCATTTTTACAGCTAAATCTCGCCGTGAACCAGATATTCTCATCGCTGATTTAAGTCTCGGTTTAGTCATTATCGAGGTAAAATCCCTCAAAATTGAACAGATTCACTCTATTAATGGACATCTTTGGCAATATCAAGACTTTTATACAGATTCGGGTAATCCCTATCAACAAGCAGAAAATCAACTTTTTGCCTTACTCCAGTATATAAACGCAGAACCGAGTTTAACTGCTAAAATCACAGCTAGAGTCATTATTGCTCTACCCATGGTTACACAACAATCCTGGATAGATAAGGGTTTCTCTCAACTCCCTAGCAATCCTCCGCTTCTTTTTCGAGAACATCTCCAACTAGGCTATAATCTACCTGAATATCTCGATAAAATCCCTCCAGTAGTTACAGGTAAACAACTAAATCTCTCGGACTGGCAATTATTAATCTCTATTCTCGCGGGAAAACCTGTTCTGACTCAGCCTGATTATCGTATTTTAAGTCACCCTGAAAGTCGCGGTCAAATTCTGGCTAAACTGAGAAAACTTTTTTTTACTTATGATAGTCAACAAGAACAAATCGCTAAGCAAATACCCCCGGGACCTCAACGTATTCGCGGTGTACCAGGATCGGGTAAAACTATCTTATTAACTCAAAAAGCAGCCCTGATGCACCTCAAACACCCCCAATGGGCGATCGCTTTAGTCTTCTTTTCCCGTAGTCTCTATAGCCAGATTATTGACCAAGTGGATCAATGGTTACGTTATTTTAGTGCTAATCAACAAGCTTACTCCCCTAATTCTTCTCTACAAATACTCCACGCTTGGAGTTTATATAAACTTCTTTGTCAACAAGCTAAGGTGCAACCTCTCAGGGTAAGTGATACAGAGAATCAGTCTCCTCAAGAATCCCTCGCTGAAGCTTGTGTACAACTTTTACAACAATCCTCTATTGCTCCTATTTTTGATGCTATTCTTATCGATGAAGCCCAGGATTTAATCTCTCAACATTGGCATTATCAACAGAAACAACCCTTTTATTGGCTAGTTTATCAAGCTTTACACCCTGTCAATTGCCTACATCCTCAACAACGACGTCTGATTTGGGCTGATGATCAATTACAAAGTCTTGGTAGCTTTCATTCACTGAGTGCGGGAGAATTACTGGGTAGAGAATTAGCACATCTAGTGACGGGAAGTTATCCTGGTGGGATTAATAAAACCGCAATAATGTCTCGCAGTTATCGCACTCCTCCACCTCTAACCACTTTAGCTTATGGTTTGGCTATGGGGTGGTTACGTCCCCAAGGTATGCTTACAGGTATGACTACTTTAGCAGAATGGGAGGCGATCGGTTATCGAGTTGAAGGTGATTTGATCCCTAATCATCAAGTTACCCTAACTTGTGAGCAGACTTCCCATCCTTTAGCCCAATTATGGCAACAACCTTTAATTGAGTTCGCTACTTATGCTAATCGTCAACAGGAATTAACCGCTTTAGCCGCTAAAATTATTCATAATCTCAGACAAGAGGGATTACGTCCTAGTCGTCAGATTTTAGTAATTATCTTGGGGGATTTTTTTAATGCGAGTAGTTTAGAAAGTTATGTCGCTAAATTTTTAACCCAACAAGGTATTGATATTTATCTTCCTGATGGTAATCAGTTTTGGTGCGAGGGTGCGGTAACCATTACTCGTATTCACCGCGCTAAAGGTAATGAGGCTGATTTGATATATTTAGTAGGATTGGATCATATTGCTCAAGCAGAAGATAATTTATCATTACGTAATCAGTTATTTGTAGCCATAACTCGTAGTAAAGCTTGGCTCAATCTTAGTGGTATAGGTTATTATCCTCTTTATCAAGAGGTGAGAGCTTTATTACAATCTCCAGATAAGATTAGTTTTACTTTTCGGTTACCGCAAAAACAAGAATTGAGTTTAACTACTGTAGCAGAGTTACGACGTAGATATGCTTTAGGCGATCGCCATTTTCCAAATATTAATCTTGCCGGAGCTAATTTACAGGGAATCTATCTGAGTAATGCTAATTTGATTGGTGCTAATCTTAGTTATGCTAATCTTCGCCATGGGCAATTAGATAATGCTAATTTAATCGCTGCTGATTTAACTGGTGCTGATTTAACTGGTGCTAATTTAACTAAAGCAAAGTTAATCGAAGCAAAATTAGTGGATACTATCTTAACCGATACGGATTTAACTAATACAGAAATGGGTTAA
- a CDS encoding helicase encodes MNIAQINTLPEPGQIVQVRGLRYTVTDIAYTSIPDDYPGKKLGRGRHLVSLVCIEDEVLGRELQVFWEIETAARVYAVREFPQPNSFDAPEKLEAFLDAVRWGTACSTDSRNVQSPFRSGIDIEDYQLDPVIRAIQMPRVNLLIADDVGLGKTIEAGLVAQELTIRQQVRSIFIFCPSALQIQWQEQMRDKFGLEFRIVNNDFMKWLRRRRGIHVNPWGYFPRLITSIDYIKRDRPLRQIQQSLPQGEESIYPRRFDLLIVDEAHNIAPSGGGNYSIESQRTTAIRSLVPHFEHKLFLTATPHNGYPDSFTALLELLDSQRFARGINPDKNQLHQIMIRRLKEDLPPKWDGTPRFPKRCLESLAVAYTDEEQQAHSWLVEYTKLRQRDLDDPVEATATEFVLKLLKKRLFSSPAAFLTTIEKHLLTLQEDGNQSKRRYLAKPTLGILRTKLEQLQEEFADDEVSETCTSDVIASTSCLFRQLTPQEDNLLNLLLTWAKTASQQPDTKAQQLLNWIHTHLKTPDHQWNDQRVIIFTEYRTTQKWLYEILVNQGLATEDRLMILYGGMNSQERERIKAAFQANPTISQVRILLATDAASEGLDLQNYCANLIHYEIPWNPNRLEQRNGRIDRHGQKAQQVNIYHFVGENYSLTNSVRNPGNLEGDLEFLMRAVVKVNRIRQDLGKVGPVIASQIEDAMLGKRISLDTSLEEKDSEPIRSLLKFERKINEQIAQLKDQLQETRENLRITPDNILTVVSVGLEFADQPPLEPRPEQPGVYILPHLKGSWTVVNEGLAHPHTGVMRPIVFDPDVARGRDDVVLIHLNHKLVQMCIKLLRTEMWSRQDNLDSSYKLSRVSGRLVPTGVIEFPVVIVYGRLLILGSNHQRLHEEVITAGGLLKEGKYNALGVEKIKQILAAASFEPLPTDLQHRLASLWDLYYEPLRRGLAKRMSDRVTSVEKALSQQCEKEVNHITKILTELQNSITQQMQSSSQPQQLELFTPIEKEEFERNRFRLMQRLANIPLEIEQETSLIRSKFADPTPRLFPLAITYLVPKNLVSGI; translated from the coding sequence ATGAATATTGCTCAAATTAACACTTTACCTGAACCTGGACAAATAGTACAAGTGCGGGGATTAAGATATACAGTCACCGACATAGCTTATACTAGTATCCCTGACGATTATCCGGGTAAGAAATTAGGCAGAGGAAGACATCTAGTTAGTCTTGTTTGTATTGAAGATGAAGTCCTCGGAAGAGAATTACAAGTATTTTGGGAGATAGAAACCGCAGCTAGGGTTTACGCTGTTCGAGAATTTCCCCAACCTAATAGTTTTGATGCACCAGAAAAACTGGAAGCTTTTTTAGACGCGGTGCGGTGGGGTACTGCTTGTAGTACTGATTCTCGTAACGTTCAATCACCTTTCCGCAGTGGTATAGATATTGAAGATTATCAATTAGATCCCGTGATTCGCGCGATTCAAATGCCACGGGTTAACCTACTCATTGCTGATGATGTGGGTTTGGGTAAAACCATCGAAGCAGGGTTAGTCGCCCAAGAATTAACTATCCGTCAACAAGTTCGCTCAATTTTTATCTTTTGTCCTTCAGCACTACAAATTCAGTGGCAAGAACAAATGCGGGATAAATTCGGTCTAGAATTCCGCATCGTTAACAATGATTTCATGAAATGGTTAAGACGTAGGCGCGGGATTCATGTTAACCCTTGGGGGTATTTTCCTCGCTTAATCACTAGTATAGACTACATCAAACGCGATCGCCCTTTGCGTCAGATTCAACAGTCTTTACCTCAAGGTGAAGAGTCTATCTACCCGCGACGTTTTGACCTCTTAATCGTAGATGAAGCCCATAATATCGCCCCGAGTGGGGGTGGTAATTATAGTATTGAATCTCAACGAACTACCGCTATTCGTAGTTTAGTTCCCCACTTTGAACATAAGTTATTCCTGACTGCTACTCCTCATAATGGTTATCCCGATAGTTTCACCGCTTTACTAGAATTACTAGACTCTCAACGTTTCGCTAGAGGTATCAACCCCGATAAAAATCAACTCCACCAAATCATGATTCGTCGTTTGAAGGAGGATTTACCCCCTAAATGGGATGGTACACCTCGTTTCCCTAAACGCTGTTTAGAGTCTTTGGCTGTAGCTTATACTGATGAGGAACAACAAGCCCATAGTTGGTTAGTAGAATATACTAAATTGCGACAACGGGATTTAGATGATCCCGTAGAAGCTACCGCTACAGAATTTGTCCTGAAATTACTCAAAAAGCGTCTCTTCTCTTCTCCCGCGGCTTTTTTAACTACTATCGAAAAACATCTCTTAACTCTTCAAGAGGATGGTAATCAGTCGAAACGACGTTATTTGGCTAAACCAACTTTGGGTATTTTACGCACAAAATTAGAACAACTCCAGGAAGAATTCGCCGATGATGAAGTCTCGGAAACTTGTACATCAGATGTGATAGCTTCTACTTCTTGTTTATTTCGTCAATTAACCCCTCAAGAAGATAACCTTCTTAATCTTCTCCTGACTTGGGCTAAAACAGCATCTCAACAACCAGATACGAAAGCTCAACAATTACTAAACTGGATTCATACTCACCTAAAAACCCCAGATCATCAGTGGAATGACCAACGGGTTATTATCTTTACTGAATATCGCACTACTCAAAAATGGCTTTATGAAATCTTAGTCAATCAGGGTTTAGCGACAGAAGACCGCTTGATGATTCTTTATGGTGGGATGAACTCTCAAGAAAGAGAAAGGATTAAAGCTGCGTTTCAAGCTAATCCGACTATTTCTCAGGTACGCATACTTCTAGCTACAGACGCTGCTTCTGAAGGCTTAGATTTACAAAATTATTGTGCTAATTTAATCCATTATGAGATACCCTGGAATCCTAATCGTTTAGAACAACGTAATGGACGTATCGATAGACATGGACAAAAAGCTCAACAAGTTAATATCTATCATTTTGTCGGTGAAAACTACTCTTTAACTAATTCAGTTCGCAACCCTGGCAATTTAGAGGGAGATTTAGAGTTTTTAATGCGCGCGGTAGTTAAAGTTAACCGTATTCGTCAAGATTTGGGTAAGGTAGGTCCTGTGATCGCTAGTCAAATAGAAGACGCTATGTTAGGAAAGCGTATCTCTCTCGATACTAGTCTTGAAGAAAAAGATTCTGAACCTATACGTAGTTTACTCAAGTTTGAACGGAAAATTAACGAGCAAATCGCCCAACTAAAAGACCAATTACAAGAAACTCGCGAAAATCTGCGCATAACTCCAGATAATATCTTGACGGTAGTCAGTGTAGGTCTAGAATTTGCCGATCAACCACCCTTAGAACCTAGACCAGAACAACCAGGTGTCTATATTTTACCCCATCTTAAGGGGAGTTGGACTGTGGTTAATGAGGGTTTGGCTCATCCTCACACAGGAGTAATGCGACCTATCGTTTTTGATCCTGATGTAGCTAGAGGAAGAGATGATGTCGTCTTAATCCATCTTAATCACAAATTGGTACAAATGTGTATTAAACTCCTGCGTACAGAAATGTGGTCAAGACAAGATAATCTTGATTCTAGTTATAAGTTATCTCGTGTCTCGGGAAGATTAGTACCTACTGGTGTGATTGAGTTTCCTGTGGTTATTGTTTATGGAAGGTTATTGATTTTGGGTAGCAATCATCAACGTCTCCATGAAGAAGTTATTACCGCGGGTGGTTTACTTAAAGAGGGTAAATATAATGCTTTGGGTGTAGAGAAAATTAAACAAATCTTAGCTGCTGCTTCTTTTGAACCTTTACCTACTGATTTACAACACAGGTTAGCTAGTCTTTGGGATCTCTATTATGAGCCTCTTCGTCGTGGTTTGGCAAAAAGAATGAGCGATCGCGTTACTTCTGTAGAAAAAGCCCTCTCTCAACAATGTGAGAAAGAAGTTAATCATATTACAAAGATTCTCACCGAACTACAAAATAGTATTACTCAACAGATGCAGTCTTCTAGTCAACCCCAACAGTTGGAGTTGTTTACACCAATTGAGAAAGAAGAGTTTGAGCGTAATCGCTTTCGTTTAATGCAGAGATTAGCCAATATTCCTCTTGAAATTGAACAGGAAACTAGCCTAATTCGCTCTAAATTCGCTGATCCTACTCCTCGTCTCTTCCCTCTGGCTATTACTTATTTAGTTCCTAAAAACCTCGTCTCAGGAATTTGA
- a CDS encoding DUF58 domain-containing protein → MLIPAQRLYLLLGVISIISLGLRGLIGPQTSLGVMLGLDAIILLIAIVDGWRTKKSDLNVIRNTPEHLSIGRDNPITLTVESKSPRKEQIQISDGYPREFQVNITEFQLELEPSQSQELIYTIHPLRRGEFYLENIQIRQLSPWGLMWRDFPILAKRPLLVYPDLIGLRELTIKLTRQNSGTMRQAKRLGRGTDFAELREYSQGDDSRLIDHKATARRSVPIVKILEPEQEQTLIILLDRGRLMTAQIEGMTRFDWGLNATLSLALAGLHRGDRVGVGVFDRQVVTWIPPSRNQQQLSILIESLSRIQPVLLESDYTGTISQLLKQQTRRALVVILTDWIDVTASGELLHTMISLSSRYLPFCVAIKDPIIDIIAQKSTENLTEAYTQAVALNLLKERQLAINILKQKGVFVLDACANQIKTELVDRYLQLKDANRI, encoded by the coding sequence ATGTTAATACCAGCACAACGTCTCTATTTATTATTAGGGGTAATCAGCATCATTTCCCTCGGGTTAAGGGGTTTAATTGGTCCTCAAACGAGTCTAGGGGTGATGTTAGGGTTAGATGCAATAATTTTATTAATAGCGATCGTCGATGGTTGGAGAACCAAAAAAAGCGATCTTAACGTTATCAGAAATACTCCGGAACATTTATCCATTGGTCGAGATAACCCAATTACTCTAACTGTAGAATCAAAAAGCCCAAGAAAGGAACAAATCCAGATTAGTGACGGTTATCCTAGAGAGTTTCAGGTTAATATTACTGAGTTTCAACTAGAATTAGAGCCCTCTCAAAGTCAAGAACTAATTTACACTATTCATCCTTTACGTCGGGGTGAATTTTATTTAGAAAATATCCAAATCAGACAATTAAGTCCGTGGGGTTTAATGTGGAGGGATTTCCCAATTCTGGCTAAACGTCCCCTACTGGTGTATCCTGATTTAATTGGTTTAAGGGAATTAACGATTAAATTAACTAGACAAAACAGTGGAACGATGCGTCAAGCTAAACGCTTAGGAAGGGGTACAGACTTTGCTGAGTTAAGAGAATATTCTCAAGGTGATGATAGTCGTTTAATTGACCACAAAGCTACAGCTAGACGTAGTGTTCCCATCGTTAAAATACTCGAACCAGAACAAGAACAAACCCTAATTATCTTACTAGATAGAGGGAGACTAATGACAGCACAAATAGAGGGAATGACACGATTTGATTGGGGGTTAAACGCTACCTTATCTCTAGCTTTAGCTGGTTTACATAGAGGCGATCGCGTGGGAGTAGGTGTCTTCGATCGTCAAGTAGTCACCTGGATACCTCCGAGTCGTAACCAACAACAACTATCTATTCTGATTGAATCTCTTTCCCGTATCCAACCAGTTTTATTAGAATCTGACTATACAGGGACTATATCTCAACTATTAAAACAACAAACACGTAGAGCATTAGTTGTTATCTTAACCGATTGGATAGACGTTACCGCATCTGGTGAACTTTTACATACCATGATTAGTCTGAGTAGTCGTTATTTACCCTTTTGTGTAGCGATTAAAGACCCAATTATTGATATAATTGCCCAAAAATCGACAGAAAACCTAACTGAAGCCTATACTCAGGCAGTAGCTTTAAATTTATTAAAAGAACGTCAATTAGCTATTAATATCTTAAAACAGAAAGGAGTATTCGTCCTCGATGCTTGTGCTAATCAAATTAAGACAGAATTAGTCGATCGCTATCTTCAACTCAAAGACGCTAACCGTATTTAA
- a CDS encoding adenosylhomocysteinase, with product MVAAPSTIKYEVKDLSLASKGKQRIEWAGREMPVLKQIKERFAQEKPLAGIRLSACCHVTTETAHLAIALKAAGADAILIASNPLSTQDDVAASLVADYGISVFAIKGEDNETYHRHVQIALDHRPNIIIDDGGDVTATLIQERQNQIGDLIGTTEETTTGIIRLLAMFRDGVLTFPAMNVNDADTKHFFDNRYGTGQSTLDGVIRATNVLLAGKTVVVAGYGWCGKGVAMRAHGLGANVIITEINPVRAIEAAMDGFKVMPMDQAATLGDLFVTVTGNKHVIRSEHFDIMKDGAMVCNSGHFDIEIDLKSLGEKATEVKEVRNFTQEYRLKSGKSVIVLGEGRLINLAAAEGHPSAVMDMSFANQALATEYLVVNKGKLEPGVYSIPTEIDQEIARLKLQAMGIAIDSLTSEQIEYINSWTSGT from the coding sequence ATGGTAGCTGCTCCAAGTACAATTAAATACGAAGTCAAAGACTTATCTCTAGCTTCTAAAGGAAAACAAAGAATAGAATGGGCAGGCAGAGAAATGCCCGTACTTAAACAAATTAAAGAACGTTTTGCTCAAGAAAAGCCTTTAGCTGGTATCCGTTTGAGTGCTTGTTGTCACGTTACTACCGAAACAGCACATTTAGCGATCGCCCTTAAAGCAGCAGGCGCAGACGCTATTCTGATTGCTAGTAACCCTCTCTCTACTCAAGACGATGTAGCAGCATCTCTAGTGGCTGATTACGGTATCTCAGTATTTGCCATCAAAGGTGAAGACAATGAAACCTATCACCGTCACGTCCAAATCGCTTTAGATCATCGTCCTAATATTATTATTGATGATGGTGGAGACGTAACCGCTACCCTAATTCAGGAACGTCAAAACCAAATTGGTGATCTAATCGGAACTACCGAAGAAACAACAACAGGTATTATTCGTTTACTAGCTATGTTCAGAGATGGGGTACTTACTTTCCCTGCGATGAACGTTAACGACGCAGATACAAAACACTTCTTTGATAATCGTTATGGGACTGGTCAATCCACTCTCGATGGTGTGATCAGAGCAACCAACGTACTCTTAGCTGGTAAAACCGTAGTAGTCGCTGGTTATGGCTGGTGTGGTAAGGGTGTAGCTATGCGTGCTCATGGATTAGGAGCTAACGTTATCATTACCGAAATTAACCCCGTTCGCGCTATCGAAGCTGCTATGGATGGTTTCAAAGTTATGCCCATGGATCAAGCGGCAACTTTAGGCGACTTATTCGTAACGGTAACAGGTAACAAACACGTAATCCGTTCCGAACACTTTGATATTATGAAAGACGGCGCCATGGTTTGTAACTCTGGTCACTTTGATATCGAAATCGACCTCAAATCCCTCGGGGAAAAAGCAACGGAAGTCAAAGAAGTACGCAACTTCACCCAAGAATACCGTCTCAAGAGTGGTAAATCCGTGATCGTCTTAGGGGAAGGACGTTTAATTAACCTCGCCGCGGCTGAAGGTCATCCTAGCGCGGTTATGGATATGAGTTTTGCTAACCAAGCTTTAGCAACTGAATATCTAGTAGTAAACAAAGGTAAACTAGAACCAGGTGTTTACTCTATCCCCACTGAAATAGACCAAGAAATTGCTCGTCTCAAACTGCAAGCTATGGGAATTGCGATCGACAGTCTGACTTCAGAACAGATAGAATATATTAACTCCTGGACTTCAGGAACTTAA
- a CDS encoding sirohydrochlorin chelatase, giving the protein MSLSSLELESLPLQRPLLLVGHGTKNTGGRQAFLDFARVYHELDDSRPVIPCFLELTSPTIADGVAECLAQGYTEISVLPILLFAARHNKFDVTNELDRTRGDHPELKFHYGRHFGITPEIIKLWQERLAQLDLPEHNPQQIPRSETVLLFVGRGSSDPDANGDVYKLARIIWEGSNYQNVEVCFIGITHPRLEVGFQRARLYQPRRIIVLPYFLFTGVLVEKIFAISNQQQQQYPDTVIDCLPEMGIEPPLLKILRDREIETQLGQVQMNCEMCKFRLSAISNHNHHHHHDHHHGHSHDHPAVDPYANLADYHQKIWQAP; this is encoded by the coding sequence ATGTCATTGTCTTCTCTTGAACTAGAATCTCTACCTCTCCAACGTCCTTTATTACTTGTTGGTCATGGGACTAAAAATACAGGGGGACGCCAAGCGTTTCTAGACTTTGCTAGAGTCTATCATGAACTCGACGATTCTAGACCTGTTATTCCTTGTTTTCTAGAATTAACTAGTCCGACGATCGCTGATGGTGTCGCTGAATGTCTAGCTCAAGGATATACGGAAATCTCTGTTTTACCTATTCTTTTGTTTGCTGCTAGACATAACAAGTTTGACGTTACTAATGAATTAGATCGAACTCGTGGGGATCATCCCGAACTTAAATTTCATTATGGCCGTCATTTCGGTATTACTCCAGAAATTATTAAGTTATGGCAAGAACGTTTAGCCCAACTAGATTTACCAGAACATAATCCCCAACAGATTCCGCGCTCAGAAACCGTATTACTTTTTGTGGGAAGAGGTTCGAGTGATCCCGATGCTAATGGGGATGTCTATAAATTAGCTAGAATTATCTGGGAAGGAAGTAATTACCAAAACGTAGAAGTTTGCTTTATCGGTATTACTCATCCTCGCTTAGAAGTAGGTTTTCAACGCGCGCGTCTCTATCAACCTCGACGTATTATCGTTTTACCCTATTTTCTCTTTACAGGTGTCTTGGTTGAGAAAATTTTCGCTATCTCTAACCAACAACAGCAACAATATCCCGATACCGTAATTGATTGTCTTCCTGAAATGGGGATTGAACCTCCCTTACTAAAGATTTTACGCGATCGCGAGATAGAAACCCAACTCGGACAAGTGCAAATGAACTGTGAAATGTGTAAATTCCGTCTCAGTGCGATTAGTAACCATAATCATCACCACCATCATGATCATCATCATGGTCACAGTCACGATCATCCCGCGGTTGATCCCTACGCTAATTTAGCAGATTACCATCAGAAAATCTGGCAAGCACCGTGA
- a CDS encoding VWA domain-containing protein, producing MLQDRDYTLIIDKSGSMSTTDQLGGKTRWNIVQESTLALARKCEELDPDGITVYLFSGRFRRYDNVTSAKVAQVFQENEPMGRTDLAGVLQDALDNYFQRKAAGQAKAGGETILVITDGEPDDRKAVMRLIIEASRRLDRDEELALSLIQVGKDNLATQFLKALDDQLEAAGAKFDIVDTLTVDDMEDLTLSEVLLNAIQD from the coding sequence ATTTTGCAAGATCGCGATTATACTCTGATTATTGACAAAAGTGGTAGTATGTCCACCACAGACCAACTAGGGGGAAAAACTCGTTGGAATATTGTCCAAGAGTCAACCCTAGCTTTAGCTAGAAAATGTGAAGAACTAGATCCCGATGGGATTACAGTCTATCTTTTTTCAGGTAGATTTAGAAGATATGATAATGTAACTTCAGCCAAAGTAGCTCAAGTTTTCCAAGAAAATGAACCAATGGGACGTACTGATTTAGCAGGAGTATTACAAGATGCTCTAGATAATTACTTTCAAAGGAAAGCAGCAGGTCAAGCTAAAGCAGGTGGAGAGACAATCTTAGTCATTACTGACGGTGAACCAGACGATCGCAAAGCGGTTATGCGTCTGATTATTGAAGCTTCTCGTCGCTTAGATAGAGACGAAGAACTAGCCCTGTCTCTGATTCAAGTAGGAAAAGACAATCTAGCGACACAATTTCTCAAAGCTTTAGACGATCAGTTAGAAGCAGCTGGGGCTAAATTTGATATCGTCGATACCCTGACTGTAGATGATATGGAAGATTTAACCCTAAGTGAAGTACTACTAAACGCAATTCAAGATTAA
- the ruvA gene encoding Holliday junction branch migration protein RuvA, translating to MFSYLKGQIVSITRTSNNRVMLILEVNGIGYEIQVTPSLAKNYHNHPEHNVQIFTHYQLREDQGILYGFISLPERDLFRQLISVTGIGAQSALTLIDTLGLETLVTAIITGNSQVLTKTPGIGAKTAARLSLELKSKLKQWYKSVTIASLPIQTTDTLAIIEDLELTLLTLGYTEVEIETTILKLTQDSQLNQNPQVEDWLRGAIALLSES from the coding sequence ATGTTTAGTTATCTCAAAGGTCAAATTGTCTCCATTACTAGAACTAGCAATAATCGAGTTATGCTAATTCTAGAAGTAAATGGTATTGGTTATGAAATTCAGGTTACCCCTAGTTTAGCAAAAAACTATCATAATCACCCTGAGCATAATGTACAAATTTTTACTCATTATCAACTCAGGGAAGATCAAGGAATACTCTATGGTTTTATTTCCCTCCCTGAAAGAGACTTATTTCGTCAGCTTATCAGTGTAACTGGAATTGGTGCACAATCAGCTTTAACCCTGATCGATACTTTAGGATTAGAAACATTAGTAACAGCTATTATTACTGGTAATAGTCAAGTTTTAACCAAAACTCCAGGAATAGGTGCAAAAACTGCAGCTAGACTCTCTCTAGAATTAAAAAGCAAGCTTAAACAATGGTATAAATCCGTGACAATTGCTTCTCTCCCGATACAGACAACAGATACCCTAGCAATTATCGAAGACCTAGAACTAACACTATTAACTCTAGGTTATACTGAAGTTGAAATCGAGACAACTATCTTGAAATTAACTCAAGACAGTCAACTCAATCAAAATCCTCAAGTAGAAGATTGGCTCAGAGGGGCGATCGCTCTTCTGAGTGAGTCTTAG